One stretch of Acidicapsa acidisoli DNA includes these proteins:
- a CDS encoding Zn-dependent hydrolase, whose product MCADARIAVTVDSKAAVSLLKELREVTADEHGAQRLAWTPMWLKAREWFLSKLSDLPVEHHYDAAGNSWTTLSGASEKTLILGSHLDSVPNGGWLDGCLGVVAALSVLRRISHEFDGKPPVTIRLVDWADEEGARFGRSLFGSSAFAGTHSIEADRSRTDANGIHLEDALAQCGVAIDRIGDAQQERANASSYLELHIEQGPVLEQMALPLAAVLGTKGVERHAITFHGQEAHSGSTPMTARRDALAAAAKLALEIRTIAKKHPDAVCTMGSVKTYPGIVTAVVGRCEATLDQRDLDAGVLATMYREAQEKSVKFAEEEGCTVEWSRIWNIAPEPFHPTLIELCEEVIRETTGASHRMPSGPLHDAAEVSRAGIPTVMMFVQSLKGISHNRIEDTREDHLALAIAAFDRLASKTIDWIRAS is encoded by the coding sequence ATGTGCGCTGATGCAAGGATTGCGGTCACGGTTGACTCAAAAGCAGCGGTATCGCTGCTGAAAGAGCTGCGCGAAGTAACTGCGGACGAGCACGGAGCACAGCGGCTTGCCTGGACGCCAATGTGGCTCAAGGCACGCGAGTGGTTTCTCTCTAAGCTTAGTGATCTACCGGTTGAGCACCATTACGATGCGGCTGGCAATAGCTGGACTACTTTGTCGGGCGCTTCCGAAAAGACATTGATTCTGGGCAGTCACCTTGATTCTGTGCCCAATGGCGGATGGCTGGACGGTTGCCTTGGAGTGGTCGCGGCCCTGTCCGTGTTACGTCGCATCTCCCACGAGTTCGATGGCAAGCCTCCTGTCACAATCCGGCTGGTTGATTGGGCCGATGAGGAAGGCGCGCGTTTCGGGCGGAGTCTATTCGGTTCTTCCGCCTTCGCCGGTACGCATTCGATTGAAGCGGACCGCTCGCGGACCGACGCCAACGGAATTCATCTCGAGGATGCACTCGCCCAGTGCGGCGTTGCGATCGATCGCATTGGAGATGCGCAACAAGAGCGAGCCAATGCCTCATCGTATCTGGAACTGCACATCGAGCAGGGGCCTGTCCTTGAGCAGATGGCTCTTCCACTGGCCGCGGTGCTTGGAACGAAAGGCGTGGAGCGCCATGCCATCACCTTCCATGGACAGGAAGCACATTCCGGCTCTACCCCGATGACTGCGCGGCGTGATGCTCTGGCAGCGGCAGCGAAGCTCGCATTGGAGATACGCACCATCGCGAAGAAGCATCCTGATGCCGTATGCACTATGGGCAGCGTCAAGACATATCCGGGCATTGTAACCGCCGTGGTCGGGCGATGCGAAGCAACACTTGACCAGCGAGATCTCGACGCCGGTGTGCTGGCTACGATGTATCGCGAAGCACAGGAAAAGAGCGTCAAGTTTGCGGAAGAGGAGGGATGCACGGTCGAATGGTCACGCATTTGGAACATCGCTCCGGAACCTTTTCATCCTACTCTGATCGAACTGTGCGAAGAGGTGATTCGAGAAACTACCGGCGCTTCGCATCGCATGCCCTCCGGTCCGCTCCACGATGCCGCCGAGGTTTCGCGTGCGGGAATTCCCACTGTCATGATGTTTGTGCAATCGCTGAAAGGTATCAGCCACAACAGGATTGAAGATACTCGCGAAGATCATCTCGCCCTGGCGATAGCAGCATTTGACAGGCTCGCCTCGAAGACCATCGACTGGATTCGGGCCTCGTAA
- the preA gene encoding NAD-dependent dihydropyrimidine dehydrogenase subunit PreA codes for MADLRINFAGIKSPNPFWLASAPPTNSGAQIHRAFEAGWGGAVWKTIGAPVLNVSNRYGAWHFGRQRMLGINNVELISDRPIEINLREIAEVKRAWPDRAVIVSAMVEAKPEAWRDIVRKIEDTGADGIELNYGCPHGMSERGMGSAVGQVPEYCEQITRWVMDAATIPVIMKLTPNITNIVLPARAGVAAGANALSLINTLNSIVGVDLDTLELTPSIAGKGGHGGYAGPAVKPIALNMLAALGTDKVIANSGLPISGMGGITTWQDAAQFLLLGASSLQVCTAVMHYGYRIIEDLCDGLSNWMDEKGFATIADVCGQSLHRVSEFKNLDLSYRAVARIDAGKCIQCNLCYVACNDTAHQCIDLVSPQGELVAPGAYDIRSNGKQEAVETRPHPVVREEDCVGCRLCYNVCPVENCIAMVELPAERSSVTWSELSEQRTDITEDWDAMKEYREQVGIHIH; via the coding sequence ATGGCGGATCTTCGCATCAACTTTGCCGGAATCAAGTCGCCGAACCCCTTCTGGCTCGCGTCCGCGCCTCCGACCAACTCCGGCGCGCAGATACACAGAGCCTTTGAAGCGGGCTGGGGAGGCGCAGTCTGGAAGACGATCGGCGCACCGGTCCTGAATGTGTCAAACCGGTATGGTGCGTGGCATTTTGGACGACAGCGGATGCTGGGCATCAACAATGTGGAACTCATTTCCGACCGACCGATCGAGATTAACCTGCGCGAGATAGCCGAAGTGAAACGTGCATGGCCAGACCGTGCCGTTATTGTTTCTGCGATGGTCGAGGCGAAGCCCGAGGCCTGGCGCGACATCGTGCGAAAGATCGAAGATACCGGCGCGGACGGCATTGAGTTGAATTACGGGTGCCCGCACGGAATGAGCGAGCGTGGCATGGGTTCCGCGGTTGGCCAAGTTCCCGAATACTGCGAGCAGATTACGCGCTGGGTCATGGACGCGGCAACGATTCCAGTCATCATGAAGCTCACGCCTAACATCACCAACATTGTTCTACCCGCACGCGCCGGCGTTGCTGCCGGAGCCAACGCGCTCTCCCTGATCAACACTCTCAACTCGATTGTCGGCGTGGATCTGGACACCCTCGAGTTGACGCCGAGTATCGCAGGCAAGGGCGGACATGGAGGTTATGCCGGGCCAGCCGTAAAGCCAATTGCACTGAATATGCTGGCTGCATTGGGCACGGATAAAGTCATCGCGAATTCAGGATTGCCGATCTCCGGCATGGGGGGCATAACCACATGGCAGGATGCGGCACAGTTCCTCTTGTTGGGCGCATCGAGTCTTCAAGTGTGCACTGCAGTGATGCATTATGGCTATCGCATTATTGAGGATCTCTGTGACGGACTCTCCAACTGGATGGATGAAAAGGGCTTCGCGACCATTGCGGATGTTTGCGGCCAGAGCTTGCATCGTGTCTCCGAGTTCAAGAACCTTGACCTCTCCTACCGAGCAGTTGCCCGCATCGATGCGGGAAAGTGCATCCAGTGCAACCTTTGTTATGTAGCCTGCAACGATACTGCGCATCAATGCATTGACCTCGTCTCACCTCAAGGTGAGTTGGTCGCACCGGGCGCTTACGACATTCGATCTAATGGTAAACAGGAAGCAGTGGAGACGCGTCCGCACCCTGTCGTTCGCGAAGAGGACTGCGTGGGTTGCAGGCTTTGCTACAACGTATGTCCGGTAGAGAATTGCATTGCCATGGTTGAATTACCTGCAGAACGGTCCTCAGTTACCTGGAGTGAACTCTCGGAACAGAGGACCGACATTACTGAGGACTGGGATGCGATGAAGGAGTACCGCGAACAGGTAGGGATTCATATTCACTAG
- a CDS encoding acetamidase/formamidase family protein encodes MKVCLTFAALFWGQIVLGQAPNATLPASPSTVVWGYYSAKAKPVLIVHSGDTVRIQTLSTCGSTERLVGEGVAPTDIPSYNADIYREVKDKGPGGHILTGPLDIAEAEPGDVLEVQILKIDIDVPFACNGFGTGRGFLPNDYPYSRSKIIPLDRDKMVAHFAPGIDIPLHPFFGSMGVAPPDSAGRLDSAPPWMHAGNMDNKELVAGTTLYIPVHAKGALFEVGDGHAGQGNGEVDITAMETFLTGTFRFIIHKDQHLLWPRAETPTSYISMGFSPDLKEATTLAVRDMINFLVEQKHLSRDEAYMLTSVAVDVDITQLVDGNVGVHAMCPKNIFTK; translated from the coding sequence ATGAAGGTCTGTCTCACATTTGCCGCACTCTTTTGGGGGCAAATTGTCCTTGGCCAAGCGCCTAATGCAACCCTGCCGGCGTCTCCTTCCACTGTCGTCTGGGGTTATTATTCTGCTAAGGCAAAACCAGTTCTTATCGTGCATTCGGGAGATACTGTTCGCATTCAGACCCTCTCCACATGCGGTTCTACGGAGCGGTTGGTCGGCGAGGGCGTCGCACCAACCGATATCCCCTCGTACAACGCCGACATTTATCGCGAAGTAAAGGACAAAGGCCCCGGCGGGCACATCCTCACCGGACCGCTGGATATTGCCGAAGCGGAACCGGGAGATGTGCTCGAGGTGCAGATTCTCAAAATTGACATCGATGTTCCATTTGCCTGTAACGGCTTCGGGACCGGGCGCGGATTTCTGCCCAACGATTACCCATACAGCCGATCGAAGATCATCCCGCTTGATCGCGACAAGATGGTTGCGCATTTTGCACCGGGCATTGATATTCCTTTGCATCCGTTCTTCGGCAGCATGGGTGTTGCCCCGCCTGATTCCGCAGGTCGTCTTGATAGCGCTCCGCCGTGGATGCATGCTGGTAACATGGACAACAAGGAACTCGTGGCTGGAACTACCCTTTACATTCCTGTTCATGCCAAAGGCGCATTATTCGAAGTCGGCGATGGTCACGCTGGCCAGGGCAATGGCGAGGTCGATATCACCGCAATGGAGACGTTCCTGACGGGAACATTTCGATTCATTATACACAAGGACCAACATCTGCTTTGGCCGCGCGCCGAGACTCCGACAAGTTACATCAGTATGGGCTTTAGTCCTGATCTGAAAGAAGCCACGACGCTCGCTGTGCGCGACATGATCAATTTTCTGGTGGAACAAAAGCACTTAAGCCGTGACGAAGCGTACATGCTCACAAGCGTGGCTGTCGACGTGGATATCACGCAACTTGTGGATGGCAATGTAGGTGTCCACGCCATGTGCCCGAAGAATATTTTTACCAAATAG
- a CDS encoding alpha-amylase family protein, giving the protein MQRSWPILRLVLILASVDPAIAMTGVAQSSNFGDSGDPVVTLSERTGGSLENRQIAADWQIHDGHLVGLVIRDKSATASPGIHSVHLDGPFSIELKDIGVLQASDLTIHSAARVENLIPNPTASRYSDRLPGIAVHIALADSKGLFHADWALILRRDSHYIRQVLMITSENNALPIDDVCMIDARVAGAQGAGLVRGSPLVAGNFFLGFESPLSQSSVVGDHAVSELHSGAPIGAGQSARYSSVIGIAPQGQMRRAFLSYIERERAHPYRTFLHYNSWFDIGFFTPYTQEDALNRIHAIGEELNKKRGVVLDSYLFDDGWDDHNDLWKIRSDFKDGFEPLTSAAAEYGTAPGIWLSPWGGYGPPKQERLAAAKKAGYEIAHGGLALSDPRYYARFHDAVTEMVTKYGVNQFKLDGTGNAEEVVKGSPFSSDFDAAIHLIEDLRTLKPDLYINLTSGTYPSPFWLFYADSIWRGGDDTEFAGVGSSRERWITYRDADTYDEVVKAGRLFPLNSLMLHGIVYAQKAPHLSTDPDGDFRNEVRSYFGSGTQLQELYITPPLLSQANWDTLAEAAKWSRRNASTLVDTHWIGGDPRWLSVYGWAAWSPQKGILTLRNPSDRPQDFSVDISQAFELPMGSALHYSAHSPWTEDASQSSIDLAAGSLYRFHLAPFQVLTLEALPR; this is encoded by the coding sequence TTGCAACGAAGTTGGCCTATCCTGCGCCTCGTCTTGATTTTGGCATCCGTCGACCCTGCCATCGCCATGACTGGAGTTGCACAAAGCTCTAACTTCGGCGATAGTGGTGACCCCGTTGTGACTTTGAGTGAGCGAACCGGCGGCTCTCTTGAGAATCGCCAGATCGCGGCGGATTGGCAGATTCATGATGGACACCTCGTGGGTCTGGTCATTCGCGACAAAAGCGCTACCGCGTCTCCTGGTATTCACTCGGTCCATCTCGACGGACCGTTCTCCATCGAACTGAAGGATATCGGTGTGTTGCAGGCTTCCGATCTAACGATTCATAGCGCTGCGAGAGTGGAGAACCTGATTCCAAACCCTACCGCGTCTCGTTATTCCGATCGTTTGCCTGGTATCGCTGTGCACATTGCTCTGGCGGACAGCAAGGGGCTATTTCATGCTGATTGGGCACTGATTCTGCGACGGGATTCACATTACATCCGGCAGGTCCTCATGATCACATCCGAAAACAACGCGCTTCCTATAGACGACGTTTGTATGATCGACGCGCGTGTAGCTGGAGCGCAAGGCGCGGGTCTCGTCAGGGGATCGCCGCTTGTTGCAGGCAACTTCTTCTTGGGCTTTGAGTCGCCGCTCTCTCAAAGCAGCGTCGTCGGCGATCACGCTGTAAGCGAACTCCATAGCGGAGCGCCGATCGGCGCAGGCCAGTCGGCACGGTACTCTTCCGTCATCGGAATTGCGCCGCAGGGACAAATGCGGCGCGCGTTTCTCAGCTATATCGAACGTGAGCGCGCCCACCCTTATCGAACCTTTCTGCATTACAACAGCTGGTTCGACATTGGGTTCTTCACTCCGTACACACAAGAGGACGCGCTCAACCGTATCCACGCCATCGGTGAAGAACTAAACAAGAAGCGCGGTGTGGTTCTCGACTCATATCTGTTTGACGACGGCTGGGACGACCACAACGATCTTTGGAAGATTCGCAGCGACTTCAAAGATGGCTTTGAACCATTGACCAGTGCTGCCGCCGAATACGGCACTGCGCCGGGCATATGGCTATCACCCTGGGGTGGTTACGGTCCGCCAAAACAAGAGCGATTGGCTGCGGCGAAGAAAGCAGGCTATGAGATCGCCCATGGCGGACTGGCATTATCGGATCCCAGGTATTACGCCCGGTTTCACGACGCCGTCACAGAAATGGTTACGAAGTATGGAGTCAATCAGTTCAAGCTGGACGGCACGGGGAATGCTGAGGAAGTCGTGAAGGGAAGCCCTTTCAGCAGCGACTTTGATGCGGCCATTCATCTGATCGAGGACCTTCGCACACTGAAGCCCGACCTCTATATCAACCTCACTTCTGGGACTTATCCTTCGCCATTCTGGCTATTCTATGCAGACTCGATCTGGCGTGGAGGAGATGACACGGAGTTTGCCGGTGTCGGTTCCAGCCGCGAACGTTGGATCACATATCGCGATGCTGACACCTATGACGAGGTCGTAAAGGCAGGCCGTTTGTTTCCTCTCAATTCTCTGATGCTGCATGGCATTGTCTATGCACAGAAGGCTCCTCATCTTTCGACCGATCCCGATGGAGACTTTCGCAATGAAGTGCGCTCCTACTTCGGCTCCGGAACTCAGTTGCAGGAACTCTACATCACGCCACCTCTACTTTCGCAAGCAAATTGGGATACTCTTGCGGAAGCGGCAAAATGGTCGCGCCGAAATGCTTCTACACTGGTAGACACTCACTGGATCGGAGGTGATCCGCGCTGGCTCTCTGTCTATGGATGGGCTGCATGGTCGCCGCAAAAAGGAATCCTGACATTGCGCAATCCAAGTGACAGGCCGCAGGATTTTTCAGTCGATATTAGCCAGGCATTCGAACTGCCCATGGGCTCAGCGCTGCACTACTCAGCACATAGCCCATGGACTGAGGATGCTTCTCAGTCATCCATCGACCTAGCCGCCGGGAGTCTTTACCGATTCCATCTAGCACCATTTCAGGTGTTAACTCTCGAAGCTCTTCCGCGATGA
- a CDS encoding CoA-acylating methylmalonate-semialdehyde dehydrogenase has protein sequence MGTTETLAISAVNHWINGKPVAATSGRSGIVTNPATGAVIAQVGFASEEDVNLAVATAKTAALDWRTTPLSRRAEVMFRLRNLIVEHREQLAEIISHENGKTRADALGEVARGLENVEFACGVPNMLKGGYSEQASKGVDVYQIRQPLGVVAGITPFNFPAMVPLWMLSNAIACGNAFILKPSEKVPSSSVFLAELAKEAGVPDGVLTLVQGDKVAVNRLLEHPEIKAISFVGSTPVARYIYETATRNGKRVQALGGAKNHMLVLPDADIAMAADAAVSAGYGAAGERCMAISVVLAVGNVADPLIEAIRERVRCIKVGPGNEPSNEMGPLISREHRDRVASYLDAALAEGATLPVDGRLDPATTGDGYFLGPSLIDNARPGMRCYDHEIFGPVLSVVRVDTYAEALRLINENPFGNGTAIFTQNGGAARQFQFDVEVGMVGINVPIPVPVSYYSFGGWKSSLFGDLHMYGPEGVQFYTRSKVVTSRWPNPGASKVDLGFPQVR, from the coding sequence ATGGGCACAACAGAGACTCTGGCTATATCGGCAGTGAATCACTGGATTAACGGCAAGCCTGTCGCGGCGACATCAGGCCGCAGCGGCATTGTCACGAATCCTGCCACTGGAGCGGTCATTGCACAGGTTGGATTCGCCTCCGAGGAAGATGTGAATCTTGCGGTTGCAACGGCAAAAACAGCAGCTCTCGACTGGCGCACCACTCCGCTCTCACGACGCGCCGAAGTTATGTTTCGCTTGCGCAATCTCATTGTTGAGCATCGCGAACAGCTCGCCGAAATCATCAGCCACGAGAATGGCAAGACCCGTGCCGATGCGTTGGGCGAAGTGGCCCGCGGACTCGAGAATGTGGAGTTCGCTTGCGGCGTGCCAAACATGCTCAAGGGCGGTTACTCTGAACAGGCGAGCAAGGGCGTTGATGTGTACCAGATCCGCCAGCCGCTTGGCGTCGTAGCCGGTATTACTCCATTCAACTTTCCAGCAATGGTGCCCTTGTGGATGCTGTCGAATGCCATCGCCTGTGGCAACGCATTCATTCTCAAGCCTTCCGAGAAAGTTCCCTCATCGAGCGTTTTTCTTGCGGAGTTGGCCAAGGAGGCAGGCGTACCCGACGGTGTGCTGACCCTCGTGCAGGGCGACAAGGTTGCGGTGAATCGCCTGCTGGAGCACCCGGAGATCAAAGCAATCAGCTTTGTCGGCTCGACGCCTGTTGCGCGGTACATCTATGAAACGGCGACACGCAACGGCAAGCGAGTGCAGGCACTGGGCGGCGCGAAGAATCATATGCTTGTTCTGCCGGACGCAGACATTGCGATGGCCGCAGACGCCGCCGTCTCCGCAGGCTACGGAGCGGCCGGAGAGCGATGCATGGCGATCTCCGTCGTGCTCGCGGTAGGCAATGTCGCGGACCCCTTGATCGAGGCTATTCGCGAACGAGTGAGGTGCATCAAAGTAGGTCCGGGCAATGAACCCTCGAATGAAATGGGCCCGTTGATCTCGCGCGAACATCGCGACCGCGTGGCGTCGTATCTGGATGCGGCGCTTGCCGAGGGCGCGACGCTTCCTGTTGATGGCCGATTGGACCCGGCGACAACTGGCGACGGCTATTTCCTTGGTCCCTCGTTGATTGACAATGCCAGACCGGGAATGCGCTGCTATGACCACGAGATATTCGGGCCTGTGTTGAGTGTGGTGCGTGTTGACACCTATGCCGAAGCCCTTCGGCTGATCAACGAAAATCCCTTTGGCAATGGAACAGCCATCTTCACGCAGAACGGCGGCGCTGCGCGACAATTCCAGTTTGACGTTGAGGTAGGAATGGTGGGCATCAACGTTCCAATTCCTGTTCCCGTTTCTTATTACAGTTTTGGTGGATGGAAGTCGTCGCTCTTCGGCGACCTGCACATGTATGGCCCGGAAGGCGTGCAGTTTTACACGCGCTCCAAGGTCGTGACAAGTCGTTGGCCCAACCCGGGCGCGAGCAAGGTGGATCTTGGCTTCCCTCAGGTACGCTAG
- the hydA gene encoding dihydropyrimidinase, producing MALLIKGGEIVTAEARYLGDILVEDEVITSIQENIAAPPDAEVIDATGKLVFPGFIDPHVHIHLPFMATFAKDTHATASVAALIGGTTTYIEMVCPSRNEDALEGYHTWKQKAEGNSACDYAFHMGVTRFDAKTEGQLREIVRDGTTSFKIFLSYKNFFGVTDEEMFHTLKLAAELGVITTAHCENAELVSQLQQLLLTKGKTGPEWHEPSRPEAVEAEGTTRFATFLEQTDATGYVVHLSCAAALRVAMEAKMRGVRLHVESVVPHFLLDKTFAERAGVEGMKHIMSPPLRDKRNQTALWAALKAGLIDTVGTDHCPFDTEQKLLGACAFTQIPNGIPGIEERVNLIYTYGVNRGELDIHRFVDALSTRAAKLFGLYPRKGAIQVGSDADLVVYDANYRGIISVTSQHTNNNYNGFEGFAIDGRPSIVTVRGKIQVRDGAFVGEPGRGGFLRREPQYLTKAHAQAVPHVR from the coding sequence ATGGCGTTGTTAATCAAAGGTGGAGAGATTGTTACCGCGGAAGCTCGCTACCTGGGCGACATTCTCGTTGAAGACGAAGTCATCACTAGCATCCAGGAGAATATCGCTGCCCCGCCCGATGCCGAGGTGATCGATGCCACGGGAAAGCTGGTCTTTCCTGGCTTTATCGATCCTCACGTACATATCCACCTGCCCTTCATGGCGACCTTTGCAAAGGATACGCACGCGACTGCCAGCGTTGCCGCGTTGATTGGCGGCACAACCACTTATATTGAGATGGTCTGCCCTTCGCGCAACGAAGACGCGTTGGAGGGATATCACACCTGGAAGCAAAAGGCCGAAGGAAACAGCGCCTGCGACTACGCGTTTCACATGGGAGTGACACGCTTCGACGCCAAAACTGAAGGGCAGCTGCGAGAAATCGTGCGGGACGGGACCACCTCCTTCAAGATATTTCTTTCCTACAAGAACTTCTTCGGCGTCACAGACGAAGAGATGTTTCACACCCTCAAGCTAGCTGCTGAGTTGGGCGTGATCACTACCGCACACTGCGAAAATGCAGAGCTGGTGAGCCAACTGCAACAACTTCTGTTAACCAAAGGCAAGACAGGACCGGAGTGGCATGAACCAAGCCGTCCCGAGGCGGTCGAAGCAGAAGGCACAACGCGGTTTGCTACCTTCCTCGAGCAGACGGACGCTACCGGCTACGTAGTGCATCTCTCCTGTGCCGCGGCCCTTCGCGTCGCAATGGAAGCGAAGATGCGCGGGGTCAGATTGCATGTCGAATCGGTTGTCCCACATTTTCTTTTGGACAAGACCTTTGCGGAACGAGCGGGTGTCGAAGGAATGAAGCATATCATGTCTCCGCCGCTGCGAGATAAACGCAACCAAACAGCACTATGGGCAGCTCTGAAGGCCGGTCTGATCGATACGGTCGGCACCGATCATTGCCCTTTCGATACGGAACAAAAACTATTGGGAGCGTGCGCTTTCACGCAGATTCCCAACGGCATCCCCGGCATCGAAGAGCGCGTCAACCTGATATATACCTACGGCGTGAATCGCGGTGAGCTGGACATTCACCGTTTCGTGGATGCGTTGAGCACGCGCGCCGCGAAACTCTTCGGGCTGTATCCTCGCAAAGGCGCAATTCAGGTTGGGTCGGATGCGGATCTGGTCGTCTACGACGCGAATTATCGGGGAATAATCTCCGTCACTTCCCAGCACACAAATAACAACTACAACGGATTTGAGGGTTTTGCCATCGACGGCAGGCCATCTATAGTGACTGTTCGAGGCAAAATTCAGGTACGCGACGGAGCCTTTGTAGGTGAGCCAGGCCGCGGAGGTTTCCTGCGACGCGAACCGCAATACCTTACCAAGGCTCATGCGCAGGCGGTGCCCCATGTGCGCTGA